One Streptomyces fagopyri DNA window includes the following coding sequences:
- a CDS encoding IclR family transcriptional regulator, giving the protein MTRTQKQAEDSEGLSGKRNGRGAGSAVQSVDRAVSVLEILARLGEAGVTEIAEELDVHKSTAFRLLGVLENRGLVAQAKDRGKYYLGAAVLRLAGAAAVRLDISQEGVPVCRELADELGETVNIAVLDDDAAVNIMQARGTASVTAQNWLGRRTPLHATSSGKVLLAHMTPTLREGLLARPLPRFTERTITGPSTLRAELEAVIEQGYGITVEELELGLTAVAAPVRAHDGRVIAAISVSGPVYRLNTDRLPELSKRTVAAGAELSRRMGYGF; this is encoded by the coding sequence ATGACCCGCACGCAGAAGCAGGCTGAAGACTCCGAGGGGCTTTCCGGGAAGCGGAACGGCAGAGGCGCGGGCAGCGCCGTCCAGTCGGTGGACCGCGCCGTGAGCGTGCTGGAGATCCTCGCCCGGCTCGGCGAGGCCGGTGTCACCGAGATCGCCGAGGAACTGGACGTGCACAAGTCCACCGCCTTCCGCCTCCTCGGCGTCCTGGAGAACCGCGGTCTGGTGGCCCAGGCCAAGGACCGCGGGAAGTACTACCTGGGAGCCGCCGTGCTGCGCCTGGCGGGGGCGGCGGCGGTGCGCCTGGACATCTCCCAGGAGGGCGTCCCGGTCTGCCGCGAACTCGCGGACGAGCTGGGCGAGACGGTCAACATCGCGGTCCTGGACGACGACGCGGCGGTCAACATCATGCAGGCCCGTGGCACCGCGTCGGTCACCGCGCAGAACTGGCTGGGCAGACGCACCCCACTGCACGCCACCTCCAGCGGCAAGGTGCTGCTCGCGCACATGACGCCCACGCTGCGCGAAGGCCTGCTCGCGAGGCCACTGCCGCGCTTCACGGAGCGGACGATCACGGGCCCTTCCACCCTGCGCGCGGAGCTGGAGGCCGTGATCGAGCAGGGCTATGGCATCACCGTCGAGGAGCTGGAGCTCGGCCTCACCGCCGTGGCCGCGCCGGTCCGCGCGCACGACGGCAGGGTGATCGCGGCGATCAGCGTGTCGGGACCGGTCTACCGGCTGAACACCGATCGGCTGCCGGAGCTGTCCAAGCGGACGGTGGCGGCGGGGGCCGAGTTGTCACGGCGCATGGGGTACGGCTTCTGA